One genomic region from Pagrus major chromosome 24, Pma_NU_1.0 encodes:
- the cd59a gene encoding CD59 glycoprotein: protein MKRTLGICLVICSALIGLGSAIRCYSCKDYTASCSKQRDCSYDDACLTLTERGGMTYRQCLKYSDCEYSRLAQMFPQVSSFTFKCCNSDLCNSAPSSAVSSVIGLLASVAVMWWCIH from the exons ATGAAGCGCACCCTGGGAATCTGTCTGGTGATCTGCTCCGCTCTGATTGGACTTG GATCAGCCATCCGCTGTTACAGCTGTAAGGACTACACCGCCAGCTGCTCCAAACAACGAGACTGTAGCTACGATGACGCCTGTCTTACACTCACCGAGAGAG GTGGGATGACTTACCGTCAGTGTCTGAAGTATTCAGACTGTGAGTACAGCCGACTGGCCCAGATGTTCCCCCAG GTTTCCAGCTTTACCTTCAAGTGCTGCAACTCTGACCTGTGTAACTCCGCCCCCTCCTCTGCAGTGAGCTCTGTGATTGGTCTGTTGGCCTCGGTGGCCGTCATGTGGTGGTGCATTCACTGA
- the LOC140992372 gene encoding sorting nexin-9-like isoform X1, with protein MALKAEVLYDFTAEPGNNELSVRRGETVTVLDQTVGGGWIEAQNSSGQTGLVPEGYLQVGRGGGGGDSWTGGGVHVSDPTEGWNSQGYTHTQAAVEDDDGEWDDDWDDQSVGGYRGDDQADEDGGASGQSTHGSSVKISLNKFPFSKGPSPEVFLLAKPPANSRDRLPVYMGEVGPVWLYPSAPLDCVIADPKKESKLYGLKSFIEYQITPNTTNRPVNHRYKHFDWLYERLLEKFGSALPIPSLPDKQVTGRFEEDFIRMRMEQLQAWMTRMCRHPVVSQSEVFQLFLTYRDEKDWKAGKRKAEKDETVGPMIFSLLEPEAAELDAAEVEQKCEHYSRFTKSMDDGVRELLNVGNTHWKRCTGPLPKEYERIGRAFRNLSTVFISSRYPGEETLTDALTAAGQTYEEIAEIVAQQPQKDLHFLLETNNEYKGLLGCFPEIMAVHKAAVEKVKEADRLVSAGKITNNDRKSMNHRVSCMSYSLQAEMNHFHSNRIYDYNRVMQLYLQQQVTFYEQIADKLRGALSRFATL; from the exons ATGGCTCTGAAG GCTGAGGTTCTGTACGACTTCACAGCTGAACCAGGAAACAACGAACTGTCGGTCAGACGGGGAGAGACGGTCACTGTGCTCGACCag ACTGTTGGGGGAGGCTGGATTGAAGCCCAAAACTCCAGCGGACAAACTGGACTGGTACCTGAGGGATATTTACAG gttggtagaggtggaggaggtggggactCCTGGACGGGGGGTGGGGTTCATGTCAGTGACCCAACAGAAGGATGGAACAGTCAGGGATATACGCACACACAAG CAGCTGTCGAGGACGATGACGGCGAGTGGGACGACGACTGGGACGACCAATCAGTGGGCGGTTACCGTGGTGACGATCAGGCGGATGAGGACGGTGGAGCTTCAGGACAGAGCACCCACGGTTCCTCCGTGAAAATCTCCCTTAATAA GTTTCCATTCTCCAAAGGTCCGAGCCCTGAAGTCTTCTTGCTCGCCAAACCTCCAGCtaacagcagagacagactTCCTGTTTAC ATGGGAGAGGTGGGTCCAGTCTGGCTGTACCCATCGGCTCCTCTGGACTGTGTGATCGCTGATCCAAAGAAAGAATCCAAACTGTACGGACTGAAGAGCTTCATCGAGTACCAGATCACTCCCAAC ACGACCAACAGACCTGTCAATCATCGCTACAAACACTTTGATTGGCTGTACGAGCGTCTGCTGGAGAAGTTTGGCTCGGCTCTGCCCATCCCCTCACTGCCCGACAAACAGGTGACAG GCCGGTTTGAGGAGGACTTCATCAGGATGAGGatggagcagctgcaggcctggaTGACTCGGATGTGTCGTCACCCTGTCGTCTCTCAGAGCGAAGTCTTTCAGCTCTTCCTCACCTACAGAGACGAGAAG GATTGGAAGGCGGGGAAGAGGAAGGCAGAGAAAGATGAGACGGTGGGACCGATGATCTTCAGTCTGCTTGAACCTGAAGCTGCAGAGCTGGATGCTGCTGAGGT TGAACAGAAGTGTGAACACTACAGTCGCTTCACCAAGTCGATGGACGACGGAGTCAGAGAGCTTCTGAATGTtggaaacacacactggaaacgCTGCACCGGAC cgcTGCCTAAAGAGTACGAGCGGATTGGTCGAGCCTTCAGAAACCTGTCGACtgttttcatcagcagcagatATCCAG gaGAGGAGACTTTGACAGATGCTCTGACCGCTGCTGGACAGACCTATGAGGAGATCGCAGAGATAGTCGCacagcag CCTCAGAAGGaccttcacttcctgttggagacaaacaacGAGTACAAAGGCCTGTTGGGATGTTTCCCAGAAATCATGGCCGTACACAAG gctgcaGTAGAGAAGGTGAAGGAAGCTGATCGTCTGGTTTCTGCGGGAAAAATCACCAACAATGACAGAAAGAGCATGAACCACCGAGTGAGCTGCATGAGCTACTCACTGCAGG ctgagaTGAATCATTTCCATAGCAACCGTATCTATGACTACAACAGAGTGATGCAGCTGTACCTGCAGCAACAGGTGACCTTCTACGAACAG aTCGCTGATAAGCTGAGAGGAGCCCTGAGCCGGTTCGCCACActgtga
- the LOC140992372 gene encoding sorting nexin-9-like isoform X2: protein MALKAEVLYDFTAEPGNNELSVRRGETVTVLDQTVGGGWIEAQNSSGQTGLVPEGYLQVGRGGGGGDSWTGGGVHVSDPTEGWNSQGYTHTQAVEDDDGEWDDDWDDQSVGGYRGDDQADEDGGASGQSTHGSSVKISLNKFPFSKGPSPEVFLLAKPPANSRDRLPVYMGEVGPVWLYPSAPLDCVIADPKKESKLYGLKSFIEYQITPNTTNRPVNHRYKHFDWLYERLLEKFGSALPIPSLPDKQVTGRFEEDFIRMRMEQLQAWMTRMCRHPVVSQSEVFQLFLTYRDEKDWKAGKRKAEKDETVGPMIFSLLEPEAAELDAAEVEQKCEHYSRFTKSMDDGVRELLNVGNTHWKRCTGPLPKEYERIGRAFRNLSTVFISSRYPGEETLTDALTAAGQTYEEIAEIVAQQPQKDLHFLLETNNEYKGLLGCFPEIMAVHKAAVEKVKEADRLVSAGKITNNDRKSMNHRVSCMSYSLQAEMNHFHSNRIYDYNRVMQLYLQQQVTFYEQIADKLRGALSRFATL from the exons ATGGCTCTGAAG GCTGAGGTTCTGTACGACTTCACAGCTGAACCAGGAAACAACGAACTGTCGGTCAGACGGGGAGAGACGGTCACTGTGCTCGACCag ACTGTTGGGGGAGGCTGGATTGAAGCCCAAAACTCCAGCGGACAAACTGGACTGGTACCTGAGGGATATTTACAG gttggtagaggtggaggaggtggggactCCTGGACGGGGGGTGGGGTTCATGTCAGTGACCCAACAGAAGGATGGAACAGTCAGGGATATACGCACACACAAG CTGTCGAGGACGATGACGGCGAGTGGGACGACGACTGGGACGACCAATCAGTGGGCGGTTACCGTGGTGACGATCAGGCGGATGAGGACGGTGGAGCTTCAGGACAGAGCACCCACGGTTCCTCCGTGAAAATCTCCCTTAATAA GTTTCCATTCTCCAAAGGTCCGAGCCCTGAAGTCTTCTTGCTCGCCAAACCTCCAGCtaacagcagagacagactTCCTGTTTAC ATGGGAGAGGTGGGTCCAGTCTGGCTGTACCCATCGGCTCCTCTGGACTGTGTGATCGCTGATCCAAAGAAAGAATCCAAACTGTACGGACTGAAGAGCTTCATCGAGTACCAGATCACTCCCAAC ACGACCAACAGACCTGTCAATCATCGCTACAAACACTTTGATTGGCTGTACGAGCGTCTGCTGGAGAAGTTTGGCTCGGCTCTGCCCATCCCCTCACTGCCCGACAAACAGGTGACAG GCCGGTTTGAGGAGGACTTCATCAGGATGAGGatggagcagctgcaggcctggaTGACTCGGATGTGTCGTCACCCTGTCGTCTCTCAGAGCGAAGTCTTTCAGCTCTTCCTCACCTACAGAGACGAGAAG GATTGGAAGGCGGGGAAGAGGAAGGCAGAGAAAGATGAGACGGTGGGACCGATGATCTTCAGTCTGCTTGAACCTGAAGCTGCAGAGCTGGATGCTGCTGAGGT TGAACAGAAGTGTGAACACTACAGTCGCTTCACCAAGTCGATGGACGACGGAGTCAGAGAGCTTCTGAATGTtggaaacacacactggaaacgCTGCACCGGAC cgcTGCCTAAAGAGTACGAGCGGATTGGTCGAGCCTTCAGAAACCTGTCGACtgttttcatcagcagcagatATCCAG gaGAGGAGACTTTGACAGATGCTCTGACCGCTGCTGGACAGACCTATGAGGAGATCGCAGAGATAGTCGCacagcag CCTCAGAAGGaccttcacttcctgttggagacaaacaacGAGTACAAAGGCCTGTTGGGATGTTTCCCAGAAATCATGGCCGTACACAAG gctgcaGTAGAGAAGGTGAAGGAAGCTGATCGTCTGGTTTCTGCGGGAAAAATCACCAACAATGACAGAAAGAGCATGAACCACCGAGTGAGCTGCATGAGCTACTCACTGCAGG ctgagaTGAATCATTTCCATAGCAACCGTATCTATGACTACAACAGAGTGATGCAGCTGTACCTGCAGCAACAGGTGACCTTCTACGAACAG aTCGCTGATAAGCTGAGAGGAGCCCTGAGCCGGTTCGCCACActgtga